In Dermacentor silvarum isolate Dsil-2018 chromosome 2, BIME_Dsil_1.4, whole genome shotgun sequence, the following proteins share a genomic window:
- the LOC119440460 gene encoding solute carrier family 22 member 7 yields the protein MHGTTAWIQPFQRISNLLNTAKATSGPEARPKGTGPGAKESELRTKESELRRRQSSDGARVCVPFGDGVFQVRLLIVTAVAGSIALTQASLFRSSMLELDHWCARPPGFSNTSADAWKALAIPRDADGNYSRCTVREPPDAGASAQVVPCAAWEFNLSDHGNTVVSEWNLVCQRSWLNNVAHVVVFCANVLSLPLMGMAADRAGRKTVTFVAITGLLLTVGVSSMARDFQTFVVTQAAVSVLSKFMVVLYVLLYEVSTASRRLLYCFVAPALSSVFAPVLLFFVGSYQLDWSLSQLVVATLALLLLASFYVVEESPTWLLATHNIGEAERVVRRACCVNNVSQSDGRRQFRCEIESYRRDQGDLPSDDSVGVFRSVWLRERTFILVFVWLVLSWAYSHHVEERGLTSDSYVRSATLLGLGPMFVVVWPVLEFDGGVKRAVAISALVFAASSAVAFAAHTGEASPLENVLLVLMRFSLTLPVTFLFFLTISLYPAILRCEAGLLGYACAIVGDNAGYIAFTRLLGRRQDVALAIQSVLTALAAVAVAYLPPDDRHDTSWRRSLAALWRKSSTASTRQASGGAVFERPALPDPMPEQFSIRAGMLNRGQ from the coding sequence ATGCATGGAACAACTGCGTGGATACAGCCGTTCCAACGTATCTCCAATCTTCTAAACACCGCAAAAGCGACAAGCGGTCCCGAAGCGCGCCCAAAGGGGACGGGGCCGGGTGCGAAGGAGTCCGAACTTCGGACGAAGGAGTCAGAGTTGCGGCGTCGCCAAAGCTCGGACGGTGCTCGAGTGTGCGTTCCGTTCGGCGACGGCGTGTTCCAGGTGAGGCTGCTAATCGTCACAGCGGTCGCCGGCAGCATCGCGCTCACCCAGGCAAGCCTCTTCAGAAGTTCGATGCTCGAATTAGACCACTGGTGCGCGCGGCCACCCGGCTTCTCCAACACGAGTGCGGACGCGTGGAAAGCGCTGGCTATTCCGCGGGACGCCGACGGGAACTACAGCCGCTGCACGGTGCGAGAACCGCCCGACGCAGGCGCATCGGCTCAGGTCGTGCCCTGCGCCGCCTGGGAGTTCAACCTGAGTGACCATGGCAACACCGTCGTCAGCGAATGGAACCTCGTGTGCCAACGGAGCTGGCTGAACAACGTCGCCCACGTGGTCGTTTTCTGCGCGAACGTCCTTTCGCTGCCGCTGATGGGCATGGCGGCGGACAGAGCGGGGCGTAAAACAGTCACCTTCGTGGCGATCACGGGACTGCTGCTGACGGTCGGTGTTAGCAGCATGGCACGCGACTTTCAGACGTTCGTCGTGACACAGGCTGCGGTCTCGGTGCTGTCGAAGTTCATGGTGGTGCTGTACGTTCTCCTGTACGAAGTCTCAACGGCATCCCGCCGGCTGCTCTACTGCTTCGTCGCGCCGGCGCTTTCAAGCGTCTTCGCGCCGGTACTGCTGTTCTTCGTGGGCTCGTACCAGCTCGACTGGTCCTTGTCGCAGCTTGTTGTCGCCACGCTCGCCTTGCTGCTCCTGGCCAGCTTCTACGTGGTTGAGGAATCGCCCACCTGGCTCCTGGCCACCCACAATATCGGTGAAGCCGAAAGAGTCGTCCGCCGGGCGTGCTGCGTCAACAATGTGTCGCAGAGTGACGGTCGCAGACAGTTCCGCTGCGAGATTGAGAGCTACAGGCGAGATCAGGGCGACTTGCCGTCCGATGACAGCGTGGGTGTCTTCCGTTCGGTGTGGCTGAGAGAACGAACGTTCATACTCGTCTTCGTCTGGCTTGTCCTGAGCTGGGCCTACAGTCACCACGTGGAAGAACGCGGTTTGACCAGCGACAGCTACGTACGTAGCGCCACACTCCTCGGCCTGGGTCCCatgttcgtcgtcgtctggcCGGTCCTCGAATTCGACGGGGGAGTTAAGCGAGCCGTAGCGATCTCCGCCTTGGTCTTCGCCGCTTCGTCGGCCGTCGCCTTCGCCGCGCACACAGGCGAAGCCTCGCCATTGGAAAACGTCCTACTCGTTTTGATGCGTTTCTCCCTGACCCTTCCGGTCACGTTCTTGTTTTTTCTCACCATCAGCCTGTACCCGGCGATACTGCGGTGCGAGGCTGGCCTCCTTGGTTACGCCTGCGCCATCGTAGGCGACAACGCGGGTTACATAGCGTTCACGCGCCTGTTAGGACGGCGACAGGACGTGGCCCTTGCAATACAATCCGTGCTGACGGCGCTTGCTGCTGTCGCCGTCGCGTATCTGCCGCCGGATGACCGACACGACACTTCCTGGAGACGATCCCTCGCGGCGCTGTGGAGGAAGTCGAGCACCGCTAGCACCAGACAAGCCAGCGGAGGTGCTGTATTTGAACGGCCAGCGCTGCCCGATCCAATGCCCGAACAGTTCTCTATTCGTGCCGGCATGTTGAACAGAGGCCAGTAG